GCCGACGGCCATGACTATGTCGATTTCCTCGGCGAATACACCGCGGGGCTGTTCGGTCATTCGCATCCGGTGATCCGCGCCGCGATCGACAAGGCGCTCGACGCCGGCATCAATCTCGCCGGGCACAACCTCCTGGAGGCGAAGCTTGCCCGGGTGGTCTGCGATCGCTTTCCCTCGGTCGAGCTTGTCCGCTTCACCAATTCCGGCACGGAGGCAAACCTGATGGCGGTTGCCACCGCCGTGGTTGCGACCGGCCGCTCCAAGGTGCTGGTCTTCAAGGGCGGTTATCATGGCGGCCTGCTGAGTTTCGGCGGCGGCGCCAGCCCGCTCAATGCGCCTTACGATCTGGTGATCGGCCGCTATAACGATGTCGCCGAGACCGAACGCCTGCTCGCGATCCATGGGCCGGAGCTCGCCGCCATCCTGGTCGAGCCGATGCTCGGCTCCGGCGGCTGCATTGCCGGCGACCGGTCATTCCTCGGCGCGCTGCGCGCCGGCGCGACCCGCCATGGTGCCCTGCTGATCTTCGACGAGGTGATGACCTCGCGGTTGTCGCCGGGTGGGCTGCAGCAGGCGCTCGACATCCTGCCGGACCTGACGACGCTCGGCAAATATGTCGGCGGCGGCATGTCGTTCGGCGCCTTTGGCGGGCGCGAGGACCTGATGGCGCTTTACGATCCACGCCGGCCGAACGCCTTGCAGCATGCCGGCACCTTCAACAACAACGTGCTGACCATGGCCGCCGGCCATGCCGGCATGACCGAGATCTTCACGCCATCCGCCGTCCTGGCGCTCAACCAGCGTGGCGACGATCTGCGCACGCAGCTGAACCGGCTCTGCCGCAAGCACGGCGCGGCGCTCGAGTTCACCGGCATCGGCTCGCTGATCACCGCGCATTTTTCCGCCGTTCCGGTGCTGACCCCGGCTGATGCCGCGGCCGGGGACCCGCGGCTGAAGGAATTGTTCTTTTTCGACATGCTCGACCGCGGCATCTATCTGGCGCGCCGCGCCATGATGGCGCTCAGCCTCGAGATCGGTGATGCCGAATGCACCGGCTTGACCGAAGCGGTCGAGGACTTCCTGCTCAGCCGGCGGCCGCTTCTGGCGTCCCGCGTCTGGTCATGACGTCAGGCATCTTCGGCATTCCGCTGCCGGGCTTTGCCGGCCAGGTGCTGTTCGACTGGATCACCGCAGCCATCGAGGCCCTGGGCCTGAGGCTCCTGGCGAGCCTCAGCTCCGGCCTGGCGGCGACCTTGGTCGCCGGCTCGATCGCTGTCGTCGGGCTCTTTTTGGTTCGCCGAAGGCTGATCGGCAAACGGCCGTGATGGCCAGGTCGAACGTGGGCATGGGCCGGCCCGTTCGAGACCCGGTCAGCCGATCTTGCCGCCAGGATTGGGCCGCGGTCCGGTGAAGGCCTCTTTCCACGGACCCAGCCGCTTGTCGGCATCCTCCCAGTGGCCGGCATCCTCTTCGCCGCGATACATGGCGAACTGCCTGACCTCCTGGACGTAATAGTCGAGCATGGCCTGGGGCCGGAATTTCTCCGGGTCGTAGCCGTTCCAATGGACGACCTGGTCGAGCGGCCGGCGGTAGCGCGACGCCAGGTCCTTTTCCGGCACGCCGATCGGGATCGTGCCGACGGCGCGCAGGCCCTCCGGGAAACCCAGCACCCGCCGCAGGTCTTCGTTGGTGGTGTCCTCGCCGCCGCCCGACAGCCAGGCCGAGGTGAGCCCGACGGCGGTCACCGCCAGCTGGATGTTCTGCACCGCCGCGCCGATCGAGGCGATCAGGATGCGCTCGTTGTTCTCGTGATATTCGCGTTCCCAGGCAGCGGTGGTGGCCTGTGGAAAGGCCTGTTTCCAGCGCTCGTCGGCCAGCACGATGACGATGGCGACGGTATTGGCCAGATAGGTCTTCTTGACCGCCGGAAAACCTTTGACGTGGTCGATCAGCCGGTTCGACTGGTCGATGAACACATCGAGCACGGCGTCGCGCACCTTGGGGTCGTCGACGACGACAATGTCGAAACATTGCGAGTTGGCGCCGGTCGGTGCCCATCGCCCGGCCTCGGCGATCTTGAGCAGCACGGCGCGATCGACCGTCTGGCCGGGCTCGAAGCGGCGCACGCTGCGCCGCCGCCTCATGACATCGATCAGATCCGTGTAGCGGTCGGTCGCG
This portion of the Phreatobacter stygius genome encodes:
- a CDS encoding aspartate aminotransferase family protein — translated: MTSQQALSATVNIDIDAALADVRERFVARNPESLKQHEAACAVMPGGNTRSVLFYAPFPLVIAEGRGCRVRDADGHDYVDFLGEYTAGLFGHSHPVIRAAIDKALDAGINLAGHNLLEAKLARVVCDRFPSVELVRFTNSGTEANLMAVATAVVATGRSKVLVFKGGYHGGLLSFGGGASPLNAPYDLVIGRYNDVAETERLLAIHGPELAAILVEPMLGSGGCIAGDRSFLGALRAGATRHGALLIFDEVMTSRLSPGGLQQALDILPDLTTLGKYVGGGMSFGAFGGREDLMALYDPRRPNALQHAGTFNNNVLTMAAGHAGMTEIFTPSAVLALNQRGDDLRTQLNRLCRKHGAALEFTGIGSLITAHFSAVPVLTPADAAAGDPRLKELFFFDMLDRGIYLARRAMMALSLEIGDAECTGLTEAVEDFLLSRRPLLASRVWS
- a CDS encoding nitroreductase family protein; amino-acid sequence: MESATDRYTDLIDVMRRRRSVRRFEPGQTVDRAVLLKIAEAGRWAPTGANSQCFDIVVVDDPKVRDAVLDVFIDQSNRLIDHVKGFPAVKKTYLANTVAIVIVLADERWKQAFPQATTAAWEREYHENNERILIASIGAAVQNIQLAVTAVGLTSAWLSGGGEDTTNEDLRRVLGFPEGLRAVGTIPIGVPEKDLASRYRRPLDQVVHWNGYDPEKFRPQAMLDYYVQEVRQFAMYRGEEDAGHWEDADKRLGPWKEAFTGPRPNPGGKIG